CATACCTGTCACAGTGTCATTTTTTTGCGGAACACATCCAAATTTCCGCGCTGCTGGCTTACAATCTGTCTGAGGGGTGTCGGTTAAAATTTTTTTCACCCCCCTCTGCCGCTGCAAAGGCAAATCATGGCCGCTCCCGGCAAGGGTTATTGCAAAGATGCAAAACGGCCATGCGCAATCTCCAAAAAAGCGCATGGCCGCAAACTGTGCAATCAGATCAGGCCTTCTGGTGAACCACGCTTCTAGCTGGCAGCATCCACGGGGAACCACAGGGGTTTTAAAAAGTGCAGGTGGCAGGTTTCGCCTTCCTGCGGGCCTCGGGCGTACCTCCCCTTCTGCACCCGCACGCTCTGCTCACCCACACGCACCTGATAGTCGAGCTGTTCACCCAAAAAAGTACGCCGTTCCACAATGCCGGGCACGCCCCCCGCAAGACGGTTCCGAAACATTTCCATGCGTGGTAGCGTTCTCTATCCGCCGTCGCAGCAAGCGCCCGGCATGGGCCTGCGAGCGCAGGCCCCCACATAAACCAGGAGATTGTCATGACCACGGTTTTCGGAACACTGGACCATGTGCTTCTGATGGCCCCCGGCCCCAGCCCGGTTGCGGCCAACGTGCTTGAGGCCATGAGCCTGCCCACTCTCGGGCACCTTGACCCTGACTGCATCAAGGTTATGGATGCCCTGCAAGAGCAGCTTCGCGCTGTGTGCAAAACGCGCAATGCCGTGACGTTTCCCATTTCAGGCACAGGCTCCGCAGGTATGGAAGCCTGCTTTGTCAATCTGGTGGAACACGGCGACAACGTGCTTATTGTCAACAACGGCCTGTTCTGCTCGCGCATGGTTGAAGTGGCCTCGCGCCTTGGCGCGCTGGTAGACACAGTGGAATGCCCATGGGGGGCGCCAATTTCTGTGGATGCGGTAAAAAAGCAGCTGGCGCAGAAAAATTACAAGATTCTTGCCGTGGTGCATGCGGAAACATCCACCGGCGTGAATAATCCTGTGGCTGAACTCGGCGCGCTGGTCAAAAACAGCGACACGCTCTTTCTGGTGGACAGCGTGGCTGGCCTGGGCGGCGTGGATGTGCGCGTGGACGAATGGGGCATCGACGCTTTTTACAGCGGTTCGCAAAAATGCCTTTCCACCCCTCCCGGTCTGGCGCCCGCCTCGTTTTCCGAGGCAGCCATGGAGGCCATGGCGCGCCGCAAGACCAAGATACCCAACTGGTATCTGGATGTGCCGCTTATCCGCAAATACTGGGAAGGCACACCCCGTACCTATCACCATACGGCCCCCATCAACATGTACTATGGCTTGCATCAGGCTCTGGACAATCTGCTGGCCGAAGGCCTTGAGACCTCGTTTGCGCGGCATCAGGCCATGCACGAAAGGCTCAAGCAGGGTATGGGCAAGCTTGGCTTCAAGCCCTATGTGACCGAAGGGGCCGCGCCCCAGGTCAACCTGTTTGTGCCGCCCGAAGGCGTTGACGCCAATGCCCTGCGCGCCAGCCTGCGCAAGGATCACAAAATTGAAGTGGCTGGCGGCCTTGGCGCCCTGGCTGGCAAGGTGCTGCGCGTTGGCGTCATGGGCGAAGGCGCGCGCGAAGAACCCATTGACCGCCTTGTGGCGGCAGTTGCCGCCTGCCTGTAGTATACTTTAACGTCCCTGCCCCCCCGGCCCAAGCCTGTGCCCTGATTGCGTTCAGGTTGACAGCCGGGGGGGGCAAAACGCGTACCGCGTCCTCCGTCACCCCAAAGCGACAGGCCTTGTTTCGGTGATGATTCCGTACTCCGGGGAAGTGTTTGACTTTTTCGCGAGCAGCACCCTATATTGAATGCATCATCTCCCTTTGGCGCAGGATGCAAAGGCCGTCCGTGACTCCGGCACGCTCGCGGCCGCAGCCAAACCGCCTTATATGGGGACACTCGCAACCATTGGCAGCACCCACGCCAGGAAGACCGAGGACACCGTCACATGAAGACACTTCGCCTCCGCCTTTCCATGCTGATGCTCCTGCTCTGCTGCCTTTTTGCGAACCTGACGCCAGCGCAGGCAGCCGTAGATTCCACAACCGCGCAGGACGAGTCCTCCGCCGCCGTACCGACCTCTCCATTCAACGACCAGGCAGGCTTGCCGGTGTACCCGCCGGAAGAAGAGCACTCCTTTGCAGCCCGCATTGATCGGAGCATAAACTGTTCAATTCAGAAGCGTCCCTTTCAGGTCATTGGCGGCCTCATTGCCTTTTTCCTGGGCGTCATCATCTTTCTGTTCTACTGCCTGGGCTGCAAGTGCAGCCGCATCTGCCGCATGGAAGCCCAGATGAACAAGGATGAACTGACTGGCCTGCCCAACATGGAAAAATTCAAGGTGCTGTGCGACAGCCTCATAACCACCCAGGTCACCTCTGACTACATGCTGCTTTCCGGTGATATCTGCCAGTTCAAGACAATCAACGACCAGTTCGGATTTGGAATGGGCGACAGGCTGTTACAGGCCTATGCGGCGGTTTTGCAGCGTAACATCCTGCCAGAAGAGTGCTGCGCCAGAATATCCTCTGATCTCTTTGTTCTGCTCTTGAGATTCGATACATGGGAGCAGCTTTCGGGCAGGGTCCGCGAAATGGACAGGGAGCTGGACGAGTGGCGGCGTAGTCAGGCGCTGCCCTACACAGTGCGCACCGTCTACGGAGCCTACCGCGTACCCAGGGAGCAGGAAAGGGACGTGCAGCTTATGCTGGATCTGGCCAACTATGCGCGGCTGGAAGCCAAACGTTCGTCTGGCATGCCCATGGTGCTCTACAACGAACATATGCGGCAGGAAGCTTTGCTGAGCCATGAACTGAACGGCAAGCTGGAAGACGCCCTGACCAACGGTGAAATGCAGGTGTGGTATCAGGCAAAGGTGGACATGCGCACAGGAGCCATTACCGGCAGCGAGGCGCTGGTGCGGTGGAATCATCCCTCACGGGGAATGCTGCTGCCGGGCAGTTTTATCCCCATGTTTGAGCGCAACGGCCTTGTGACGTCCATTGATTTTTTTGTATTTGAGCAGGTCTGCCGCAACCTGCGTAGCTGGAAGACGCGCAACCTTCCGCTGCATTCGGTTTCCTGCAATTTTTCACGGCTGCATTTTGACCGTCCCCACTTTACCCAGCGGCTTGCGGATATTGCCGACCGCTATTCCGTGCCGCGCCACCTGCTGGAAGTGGAGATCACCGAAAGCGCCATCATGAACAACCCTGAAGCTGTCTGGCTACAGATCGTTCAACTGAAGGAAATGGGCTTTAAAACGGCCATTGACGATTTTGGCGCAGGCTATTCGTCCCTGGGCATTGTACAGATGCTTGACGCGGACTGCCTCAAGATCGATCGCAGCTTCATCCAGCGCGACCTGCCGGGGCAACGGGCGCAGATAGTGCTTGGCAATATCATTCGCCTGGCTTCTGATCTTGGCATGAATGTCATCAGCGAAGGTGTGGAAACAGCAGAACAGTCTGCCATCATCATGAAGCTGGGCTGCTACACGGCGCAGGGATTTTTTTACGCCAAACCAGAGCCTTCGCACGAATTTGAAGCAAGGCTCGCCATGCAGGGCCTGTAAGCCGGACTATTGGGTCACCGCGCATCATACCGCCCGGTGCAGCAAGGCCGCCCAGACTGGCCTGATGTCAGGGCCTGATGCTAAAAAACCTGATGTCAGCCTTCTGCCCTGTCCTTCATGCTTGCGCTGATCAGATCCATGAATCTGCGCGTCTGCACATCCGCATCATACGAGCGCAGCACCGTCTGCCGCGCATTACGCCGCACATGCCCCAGTTGCGAAGCCCGCGCCAGCACATCGGCCAGTTTTTGCGCCATGTTTTCATGATCCCAGAAGTCGCACAAAAAGCCGTTTACGCCGTCCTGCACCACTTCGCGCACGGGCGGCGTGTCTGACGCCACGACCAGTGAGCCGCAGGCCATGGCCTCAAGCAAACCGGTGGAAAACACATGCGGCGCCGCCAGATACACATGCGCGGTGGAATGTTGCAACATGGCCCGGTATTCTTTGAGCGAACGCGCGCCAAGCAGGTGCACACGCGCCCGGAAGCTCTGGTCAATGCCCAGAATATCCACCGCGCGGCGCATGGCCTTGCCAGTCTCGGAGCATTCGGATGGCGTATCTGCGCCGTTGCCCGGCTTGCGTCCGGTCTGGGCAATATCAAGCCAGGCCAGCACCACCAAACAGTTTGGGCGCAATTCAAGCAGACGCGGCAGGCACTTGCGGAACTGGTCAAAGCCGCGCGCGGGGTCGTGCATGGGGCCGCAAAAGGTCACCAGCTCATTGCTTGCGCATCCCCAGGAATCAGCAACGCCATCGCCGGTGGCATCGCCATCCTTTTTTTCCTCGCCGGGCATAAAAAAGCGCGTGTTGATGCCGCTGGGCACAACCTTTATGTCGCGTTGCAGCGCGGGGGGGTACTGGGCGCGTTGCCAGAGGGAGGAGGTAACGCCAAGCTGGCATTCGCCCAGCGCGTTGTATTCCCACAGATTGCAAACCCGCAGGGGGGCAAAATCCGCCGGGGGGCGAGGGTTGCCACGCGTAAAAAAGCAATGGCTCTCGCCGTTGTTGTAAAACCAGTCGCCCTGAGCCACATAAAAAGCTTTG
This portion of the Desulfovibrio desulfuricans genome encodes:
- a CDS encoding TOBE domain-containing protein; this translates as MEMFRNRLAGGVPGIVERRTFLGEQLDYQVRVGEQSVRVQKGRYARGPQEGETCHLHFLKPLWFPVDAAS
- a CDS encoding pyridoxal-phosphate-dependent aminotransferase family protein; translation: MTTVFGTLDHVLLMAPGPSPVAANVLEAMSLPTLGHLDPDCIKVMDALQEQLRAVCKTRNAVTFPISGTGSAGMEACFVNLVEHGDNVLIVNNGLFCSRMVEVASRLGALVDTVECPWGAPISVDAVKKQLAQKNYKILAVVHAETSTGVNNPVAELGALVKNSDTLFLVDSVAGLGGVDVRVDEWGIDAFYSGSQKCLSTPPGLAPASFSEAAMEAMARRKTKIPNWYLDVPLIRKYWEGTPRTYHHTAPINMYYGLHQALDNLLAEGLETSFARHQAMHERLKQGMGKLGFKPYVTEGAAPQVNLFVPPEGVDANALRASLRKDHKIEVAGGLGALAGKVLRVGVMGEGAREEPIDRLVAAVAACL
- a CDS encoding putative bifunctional diguanylate cyclase/phosphodiesterase, whose protein sequence is MKTLRLRLSMLMLLLCCLFANLTPAQAAVDSTTAQDESSAAVPTSPFNDQAGLPVYPPEEEHSFAARIDRSINCSIQKRPFQVIGGLIAFFLGVIIFLFYCLGCKCSRICRMEAQMNKDELTGLPNMEKFKVLCDSLITTQVTSDYMLLSGDICQFKTINDQFGFGMGDRLLQAYAAVLQRNILPEECCARISSDLFVLLLRFDTWEQLSGRVREMDRELDEWRRSQALPYTVRTVYGAYRVPREQERDVQLMLDLANYARLEAKRSSGMPMVLYNEHMRQEALLSHELNGKLEDALTNGEMQVWYQAKVDMRTGAITGSEALVRWNHPSRGMLLPGSFIPMFERNGLVTSIDFFVFEQVCRNLRSWKTRNLPLHSVSCNFSRLHFDRPHFTQRLADIADRYSVPRHLLEVEITESAIMNNPEAVWLQIVQLKEMGFKTAIDDFGAGYSSLGIVQMLDADCLKIDRSFIQRDLPGQRAQIVLGNIIRLASDLGMNVISEGVETAEQSAIIMKLGCYTAQGFFYAKPEPSHEFEARLAMQGL
- a CDS encoding glycosyltransferase; translated protein: MRILFLNSVFPGRFRSLAQAFGASQNNTVLFLAETGQKLAIPGVRRLRLAPPAPYESDDPAEKEIVTRLRRGARAGNALLSLRRNGFIPDIVCAAASMGGSFYVRDIFPKAFYVAQGDWFYNNGESHCFFTRGNPRPPADFAPLRVCNLWEYNALGECQLGVTSSLWQRAQYPPALQRDIKVVPSGINTRFFMPGEEKKDGDATGDGVADSWGCASNELVTFCGPMHDPARGFDQFRKCLPRLLELRPNCLVVLAWLDIAQTGRKPGNGADTPSECSETGKAMRRAVDILGIDQSFRARVHLLGARSLKEYRAMLQHSTAHVYLAAPHVFSTGLLEAMACGSLVVASDTPPVREVVQDGVNGFLCDFWDHENMAQKLADVLARASQLGHVRRNARQTVLRSYDADVQTRRFMDLISASMKDRAEG